The uncultured Carboxylicivirga sp. genomic interval TTGTAGTGCATTAATTATACCTCAATTGTAAGTAAAAAGCCTTGTGGATCAACGGATCTCAAGGTTTTTTTTATTGGGATAAATGAAAAAAAAGCGACCGTTATTACGATCGCTTTTCCAGCGTTGTCCCATAAGGACTCGAACCTTAAATGCCTGGACCAAAACCAGGTGTGTTACCATTACACCATGGGACAATCGAGTTTTTTATTAAAAAACCCTCTCAACTTTCGAAAGGGTTAGTAGTTGTCCCATAAGGACTCGAACCTTAAATGCCTGGACCAAAACCAGGTGTGTTACCATTACACCATGGGACAATCGCTACTGCTTTTGTTAAAGCGATGCAAATATAGATAGATTTTTTTTGATTGCAAGTGGATTTTTGAAAAAAATATTCGTCAAATCGTGTTGTAGCCTTGTTTTCAGAAAGAAAAGAGCTTGAAAAAAGTTTAACTTTTTATTCATTACAGTATTTAGTGCATAAAAAAGCCCGGCTAACAATTAACCGGGCCTATACTTTATAAGCATCGTAATTAAAGTTTTCGTCCACCCGAAAGTACATTAATGTGACTTAATAGGCGCTCGTTAATGCCTTTCTTGTTTTTTAGAGCCTGGTTAAATGGAACGTGAACCATTTCTCCGTTTACCATTCCAACCATAATGCTTTTTTGGTCGTCCATTAAAGCTTCAACAGCTGCAACACCTAATTCACTAGCCAAAACACGGTCGGCAACAGTAGGTGATCCTCCGCGTTGTAAGTGACCTAAGATCGTTACACGAGCATCGTACTCAGGGTGTTCTTCATTTACGCGTTTGGCAATATCGAAAGTATTTCCCATCTTTTTGCCCTCGGCTACTAAAACAATGCTACTGTTTTTAGCATAGGTATATTGTTTTTCAAGAAAACGTTTTAAATCATTATAGCTGGTCTTCTTTTCGGGAAGTAAAACTACTTCTGCTCCAGACGCAACACCTGCGTTTAGGGCTATAAAACCAGCATCACGTCCCATTACTTCAATAAAAAACAAACGACTGTGTGCAGTAGCTGTATCTCTGATTTTATCAACGGCATCCACAACCGTGTTTAATGCTGTATCGTATCCAATAGTTAAGTCAGTTCCGTATAAATCATTATCGATAGTACCCGGAATTCCAATGATAGGAATATTAAACTCGCGTCCAAAAATGTTAGCTCCGGTAAAAGTACCATCACCACCAATCACTACTAATCCATCTAACTTTTGTTTTTTGAAGTTTTCAAAAGCTGTTGCTCTACCTTCTGGAGTTCGGAATTCAGGACATCGGGCAGATTTAAGCATGGTGCCACCATCTTTTAAAATACCACTTACTGATCCTGCATTCATTGGCATAAAATCTCCGTTTACCAGACCTTGATACCCTTTAATAATTCCTACTACTTCAATATTTTCGTAAATGCACTTAC includes:
- the pfkA gene encoding 6-phosphofructokinase, translated to MNKLSRIGVLTSGGDAPGMNAAVRAVVRKCIYENIEVVGIIKGYQGLVNGDFMPMNAGSVSGILKDGGTMLKSARCPEFRTPEGRATAFENFKKQKLDGLVVIGGDGTFTGANIFGREFNIPIIGIPGTIDNDLYGTDLTIGYDTALNTVVDAVDKIRDTATAHSRLFFIEVMGRDAGFIALNAGVASGAEVVLLPEKKTSYNDLKRFLEKQYTYAKNSSIVLVAEGKKMGNTFDIAKRVNEEHPEYDARVTILGHLQRGGSPTVADRVLASELGVAAVEALMDDQKSIMVGMVNGEMVHVPFNQALKNKKGINERLLSHINVLSGGRKL